From Pseudarthrobacter equi, a single genomic window includes:
- a CDS encoding TPM domain-containing protein, translating into MRSKFKRILAVVGLAGLLAVPAGAAWAEDPVTIPSGKNIVDNAKVLGGREGEVQKAIQDLLKDHKYNLYVVTVDTFTSPTDPVQWTQKVAELKGMGRADAVLAMAVDDGKFNFVTNSASPIRSKQANISQNAVTANLAGGKRDYAQAAIDTAAAIGDAAGGGNGNVSSGNDAGAAVLVGTGVVAAGGAGAYLYFRNRRKKAAGQASSASYGPQGGQVDPLASLSVEELRRKSGPLLIEADDAIKSSEQELMFAQAQYGDSAVGNFTKALDEAKAHMTESFKLQQQLDDHIPDTEEQQRTWLGEIIRRSEAALASLQEQKADFDSLRELEKNAPQALAVINAGARDADAKIANAEESLTTLRAKYADSALVQVSDNILQAKERLAFVKNATAAAQQKLDEGEASLAAVAVRAAEESLHQTTVLIDAISKLSSSLDEARNSLEAAVVDTSQDLAQARAMIQSGAHPELAGPVAGVEAALAQVKAEIQGGKIDPIATLQRVEAAHQSLDQSLTGIRDQQEQARRAQASLQQTIMSAQAQISATSDYITARRGGVGTEARTRLAESQRNLDYALSIARTDPVTALTYAQQAHALAAQAAQLAQADVDHFDGYANQGYGRGGMFGGGGGGGLGGAILGGILINSILNGGGGGGWGGGHGDGGGGFGGDSGGFGGGDFGGGDFGGGDSGSF; encoded by the coding sequence ATGCGGTCAAAGTTCAAACGTATTCTCGCCGTCGTTGGCCTTGCCGGTCTGCTGGCGGTGCCCGCCGGCGCGGCCTGGGCCGAAGATCCGGTCACCATCCCGTCGGGAAAGAACATCGTCGACAACGCGAAGGTTCTTGGCGGCCGCGAGGGTGAAGTCCAGAAGGCCATCCAGGACTTGCTCAAAGACCACAAGTACAACCTTTACGTTGTCACGGTCGACACCTTCACGAGCCCTACTGATCCCGTCCAATGGACGCAGAAGGTGGCCGAGTTGAAGGGCATGGGCCGGGCCGACGCAGTTCTGGCGATGGCCGTGGATGACGGAAAGTTCAATTTCGTCACGAACTCCGCGAGCCCGATACGGTCCAAGCAGGCCAACATCAGCCAGAACGCTGTCACAGCCAACCTCGCCGGTGGCAAGCGCGACTATGCCCAAGCCGCCATCGACACTGCGGCGGCTATCGGAGACGCTGCAGGCGGAGGTAACGGCAACGTCTCCTCCGGCAACGACGCCGGTGCTGCGGTACTCGTGGGGACAGGCGTTGTGGCCGCCGGTGGCGCCGGCGCCTACCTGTACTTCCGCAACCGCCGCAAGAAGGCAGCCGGTCAGGCTTCGAGCGCCAGCTATGGCCCTCAAGGTGGCCAGGTGGACCCCTTGGCTTCCCTTAGCGTCGAAGAACTGCGCCGCAAGAGCGGCCCACTGCTGATCGAGGCTGATGACGCCATCAAGTCCAGCGAACAGGAACTCATGTTCGCCCAGGCCCAGTACGGCGACTCTGCCGTGGGCAACTTCACCAAGGCCCTCGATGAGGCCAAAGCCCACATGACCGAATCGTTCAAGCTCCAGCAGCAGCTCGACGACCACATCCCGGACACTGAGGAGCAGCAGCGGACCTGGCTGGGCGAGATCATCCGGCGGTCGGAGGCTGCGCTGGCCTCCCTGCAGGAGCAGAAGGCGGACTTCGACTCGCTGAGGGAACTCGAAAAGAACGCTCCCCAGGCCCTTGCCGTCATCAATGCCGGAGCACGCGACGCCGACGCAAAGATTGCCAACGCCGAGGAATCGCTCACCACGCTGCGCGCCAAGTACGCCGACAGCGCCCTGGTCCAGGTGTCCGACAACATCCTTCAGGCCAAGGAACGCCTCGCCTTCGTCAAGAACGCCACCGCGGCCGCGCAGCAGAAGCTGGACGAGGGTGAAGCGAGCCTCGCCGCCGTGGCCGTGCGTGCTGCTGAGGAAAGCCTCCACCAGACGACCGTCCTGATCGATGCCATCTCCAAGCTCTCGTCCAGCCTGGACGAGGCCCGCAACAGCCTTGAGGCCGCGGTGGTTGACACCTCCCAGGACCTTGCCCAGGCCCGGGCGATGATCCAATCCGGCGCCCACCCCGAGCTTGCCGGCCCGGTAGCAGGCGTCGAGGCTGCCCTGGCCCAGGTCAAAGCCGAAATCCAGGGTGGCAAGATCGACCCCATTGCCACGCTGCAGCGGGTCGAGGCTGCCCATCAGTCCCTCGACCAGTCGCTGACCGGAATCCGCGACCAGCAGGAGCAGGCACGCCGGGCCCAGGCCTCGCTGCAGCAGACCATCATGTCCGCACAGGCGCAGATCAGCGCTACCTCGGACTACATCACGGCCCGCCGCGGCGGCGTCGGCACCGAGGCGCGGACCCGTTTGGCGGAATCCCAGCGGAACCTGGACTACGCGCTCTCCATTGCACGGACCGATCCCGTCACAGCCCTCACCTACGCACAGCAGGCACACGCCCTCGCCGCGCAGGCAGCCCAGTTGGCCCAGGCGGATGTGGACCACTTCGACGGCTACGCCAACCAGGGCTACGGCCGGGGCGGCATGTTCGGCGGCGGCGGAGGCGGCGGCCTGGGTGGCGCCATCTTGGGCGGCATCCTGATCAACTCCATCCTCAACGGTGGCGGCGGCGGCGGTTGGGGCGGCGGCCACGGCGACGGGGGCGGCGGGTTCGGCGGAGATTCCGGCGGCTTCGGTGGCGGCGACTTCGGCGGCGGTGACTTCGGCGGCGGTGACTCGGGGAGTTTCTAG
- a CDS encoding PspA/IM30 family protein translates to MVKQSIFGRIAQLAKANINSLLDNAEDPQKMLDQMVRDYTNNIAEAESAVAQTIGNLRMLEDDYNEDVRNARDWGNKALAASRKADEFRSNGDVTDAEKFDNLAKVALQRQMAAESEAKGAEPSIASQREVVDKLKNGLDQMKGKLNQLTSKRNELVARSKTAAAQTQVHDAIKSIDIMDPTSEVGRFEEKIRREEAKVRGQQELAASSLDAQFNQLEDLGEQVEIEARLAALKSGGKSTQAIGSGNSAEPASTVDEADFDKL, encoded by the coding sequence ATGGTTAAGCAGTCCATTTTCGGCCGCATCGCTCAGCTGGCGAAGGCAAACATCAACTCCTTGCTGGACAACGCTGAGGATCCGCAGAAGATGCTGGACCAGATGGTCCGGGACTACACCAACAACATCGCCGAGGCTGAGTCAGCCGTGGCGCAGACCATTGGCAACCTCCGCATGCTCGAAGACGACTACAACGAGGATGTCCGCAATGCCCGCGACTGGGGCAACAAGGCCCTGGCCGCCTCGCGCAAGGCCGATGAGTTCCGCAGCAATGGCGACGTGACGGACGCCGAGAAGTTCGACAACCTGGCCAAGGTGGCCCTGCAGCGCCAGATGGCTGCCGAGAGCGAAGCCAAGGGCGCTGAGCCCAGCATCGCCTCGCAGCGCGAAGTGGTTGACAAGCTCAAGAACGGCCTCGACCAGATGAAGGGCAAGCTCAACCAGCTCACCAGCAAGCGCAACGAACTGGTGGCACGGTCCAAGACCGCAGCCGCACAGACGCAGGTCCACGACGCCATCAAGAGCATCGACATCATGGATCCCACCAGCGAAGTGGGACGCTTCGAAGAGAAGATCCGCCGCGAAGAGGCGAAGGTCCGCGGCCAGCAGGAACTCGCCGCATCGAGCCTCGATGCACAGTTCAACCAGCTGGAAGACCTTGGTGAGCAGGTGGAGATCGAGGCCCGCCTGGCCGCACTGAAGTCCGGCGGCAAGAGCACCCAGGCCATCGGTTCGGGCAATTCGGCCGAACCAGCATCCACCGTGGATGAGGCGGATTTCGATAAGCTCTGA
- a CDS encoding cryptochrome/photolyase family protein — translation MASTDLTSLVWLRDDLRLDDNPALSEAAHLGVPMTVVYVLDEESDGVRALGGASRWWLHHSLAALSADLEAKGSRLVLRRGKAADVISSLAAQTHAGHLFWNRRYGGPERDIDAGLKEWAAGNGIEAFSFQANLLFEPWTIRTGAGGPYKVYSPFWRACLAAGDIRDPFDVPQDLPEPASSGRGLPASDSLGSWKLLPTSPDWSGGLADTWVPGEKGALDRLTDFLDGPIEDYGTGRNIPGTEGTSRLSPYLRFGEVSPFRVWREIRRRHPRQVPADVGIFRSELGWREFNWHLLYHNPELATRSFRPDFEKFEWGSLSRQELAAWQQGQTGYPLVDAGMRQLWQTGWMHNRVRMAAASFLVKNLLTDWRVGEQWFWDTLVDADAANNPANWQWVAGSGADASPYYRIFNPVTQSKKFDAGGDYLRRFIPEIAGLEGKAIHEPWTAELESYPQPLVELPESRERALDAYQKLKDS, via the coding sequence ATGGCTTCCACAGATCTGACGTCACTCGTATGGCTGCGCGACGACCTTCGCCTCGATGACAACCCTGCACTGTCCGAAGCTGCCCACCTCGGTGTGCCGATGACAGTGGTCTATGTACTGGACGAGGAGTCGGACGGTGTTCGGGCGCTCGGAGGGGCCAGCCGGTGGTGGCTGCACCACTCGCTGGCGGCACTCAGCGCCGATCTGGAAGCCAAGGGTTCGCGGCTGGTGCTGCGCCGCGGCAAGGCCGCCGACGTCATCAGTTCACTGGCTGCGCAGACGCATGCGGGCCACCTCTTCTGGAACCGCCGCTACGGCGGGCCGGAACGCGATATCGACGCCGGCCTGAAGGAATGGGCTGCCGGCAACGGCATCGAGGCCTTCAGTTTCCAGGCCAACCTGCTCTTCGAGCCCTGGACCATTAGGACCGGCGCAGGCGGCCCGTACAAGGTCTACTCACCGTTTTGGCGTGCCTGCCTGGCAGCCGGCGACATCCGGGATCCTTTCGACGTTCCCCAAGACCTTCCCGAACCGGCTTCCTCCGGCCGCGGCCTCCCGGCGAGCGACTCCCTAGGCAGTTGGAAGCTGCTGCCTACCTCGCCCGACTGGAGCGGAGGGCTGGCCGACACGTGGGTGCCGGGCGAAAAGGGCGCGCTGGACCGCCTAACGGACTTCCTGGACGGTCCCATTGAGGACTACGGGACCGGAAGGAACATCCCCGGCACTGAGGGAACCAGCCGGTTGTCTCCGTACCTCCGGTTCGGCGAAGTCAGTCCGTTCCGGGTATGGCGTGAGATCCGCCGCCGCCATCCGCGGCAGGTTCCTGCCGACGTCGGCATCTTCCGCTCCGAACTCGGCTGGCGGGAATTCAACTGGCACCTGCTGTATCACAATCCGGAACTGGCCACCCGGAGCTTCCGGCCCGACTTTGAGAAGTTCGAATGGGGATCACTGAGCCGGCAGGAACTGGCCGCGTGGCAGCAGGGCCAGACCGGCTATCCGCTGGTTGACGCCGGTATGCGGCAGCTCTGGCAGACCGGGTGGATGCACAACCGCGTCCGCATGGCAGCGGCATCCTTCCTGGTCAAGAACCTCCTGACCGACTGGAGGGTGGGCGAACAATGGTTCTGGGACACCCTGGTGGACGCCGACGCCGCAAACAATCCCGCAAACTGGCAATGGGTGGCCGGCTCCGGAGCGGATGCCTCGCCCTACTACCGCATCTTCAATCCGGTAACCCAAAGCAAGAAGTTCGACGCCGGCGGCGACTACCTGCGCCGGTTCATCCCGGAGATCGCCGGCCTTGAGGGCAAAGCGATCCACGAACCATGGACGGCGGAGCTGGAGAGCTACCCCCAGCCCCTGGTGGAGCTCCCAGAGTCACGGGAGCGGGCACTGGATGCCTACCAGAAGCTCAAGGACTCGTGA
- a CDS encoding cytochrome b/b6 domain-containing protein — MSTPTKKPGAATGKRSRLYWGVPAVLVALVLVVLAARWLVGLPAVASFVAAYPGHSELPASAPEGFPAWLAWQHFLNAFFLLLIIRTGWQVRTTTRPSAHWTRNNKGLIRTRNAPTKISLELWFHLTLDALWILNGLVFAVLLFATGQWMRIVPTSWDVFPNALSAALQYASLNWPTENGWVNYNALQLLTYFITVFIAAPLAFITGLRMSGAWPKKAAGLNKAYPIEWARAVHFPVMIYFVAFVVVHVFLVFATGALRNLNHMYGVRDDDGWFGFWVFAASVAVMVGAWFLARPLFLRPIASLMGKVSR, encoded by the coding sequence ATGTCCACACCCACGAAGAAGCCCGGCGCCGCCACGGGTAAGCGGTCCCGACTCTACTGGGGCGTCCCGGCCGTCCTCGTGGCGCTGGTACTGGTGGTCCTCGCCGCCCGATGGCTTGTGGGCCTTCCCGCCGTGGCTTCCTTCGTGGCTGCCTACCCGGGGCATTCGGAGCTGCCGGCCTCGGCACCCGAGGGCTTCCCGGCGTGGCTGGCGTGGCAGCACTTCCTCAACGCCTTCTTCCTGCTGCTGATTATCCGTACGGGCTGGCAGGTGCGGACCACCACCCGTCCCAGCGCCCACTGGACCCGCAACAACAAGGGCCTGATCCGGACCCGGAACGCTCCAACGAAGATCAGCCTTGAGCTGTGGTTCCACCTCACGTTGGATGCCCTGTGGATCCTCAACGGCCTGGTGTTCGCCGTTCTCCTGTTTGCCACCGGCCAGTGGATGCGGATTGTCCCCACCAGCTGGGATGTGTTCCCGAACGCCCTTTCGGCCGCCCTCCAGTACGCATCGCTGAACTGGCCCACGGAGAACGGCTGGGTCAACTACAACGCGCTCCAGCTGCTGACCTACTTCATCACCGTCTTCATCGCCGCACCGCTGGCGTTCATCACCGGGCTGCGCATGTCCGGTGCATGGCCCAAGAAGGCTGCCGGCCTGAATAAGGCCTACCCCATCGAGTGGGCCCGTGCCGTGCACTTCCCGGTGATGATCTACTTCGTGGCCTTCGTGGTGGTGCATGTGTTCCTGGTCTTCGCCACGGGGGCGCTCCGGAACCTCAACCACATGTACGGTGTGCGTGACGACGACGGCTGGTTCGGTTTCTGGGTCTTCGCCGCTTCCGTGGCTGTCATGGTTGGCGCCTGGTTCCTCGCCCGCCCGCTTTTCCTGCGCCCCATCGCGTCACTGATGGGCAAGGTCAGCCGCTGA
- a CDS encoding UPF0182 family membrane protein, with the protein MSTGRPPSRRGALTPTLIVVALVVVGFIFFANVWTDVLWYRQLGFMEVFITENLAKIAIFAAGFALMFAGVFFAIRIAYRSRPVYAPDSDIRDNLNRYQAQLEPVRRVVMIGLPILFGLFAGSAAASQWQKVLLFFNQVGFNKQDPQFNMDISFYVMVLPFLGFVTGFLISVVVIAGIAGILTHYLYGSIRLMERGVYTARAAQIHIAVTGAAFLILLGINFWLDRYSSVQSNGGRWAGALYTDVNAVIPTKAILAVAAVLVAALFIVAAIIGRWRLPVIGTAMLIITSILAGGVYPWVIQQFQVRPSEETLEKDYIQRNIDNTRSAYGLDGIQETRYDATNTATSGALAPDAQTTANIRLLDPNLISDAFAQLEQYRPYYQFPEALNVDRYEVDGKIQDTVIAVRELNPTNVAANQQGWLNQHVVYTHGYGVVAAKGNKFTVDGKPEFLQSGIPSNGVLGNDSSYQPRIYFGESSPEYSIVGAPEGTAPREQDRPSGREGEGETQYTFTGNGGPNVGSFFNKVLYAIKFQSSDLLLSDGVNSDSQVLYDRNPRERIQKVAPYLTVDGNAYPAVVDGRVKWIVDGYTTSQYYPYSQQKQLSEATADTQTTSGRAVALPNSTVNYIRNSVKATVDAYDGSVTLYAWDDQDPVLKAWNKVFPTSLKPYSEMSGAVMSHVRYPEDLFKVQRELLGQYHVTDPRSFYKNNDAWSVPADPTVDTDVKQPPFYMSLQMPDQDKPAFQLTSSFIPQIVNNNARNVLYGFLAADSDAGNQAGVKGEGYGKLRLLNIPPETQVPGPGQAQNKFNSDPTVSQALNLLRQGASDVLNGNLLTLPVGGGILYVQPVYLKSTGETSYPTLQRVLVAFGDKVGFAPTLDEALKQLFGGNSGAAAGDSDNNGQTPAAPANPSEPGADAKAELKAALDEANAAIQAGQSALSTGDFAAYGEAQKRITAALKKAVDAEAKIPGTAPEASPAPTATPTPSPSN; encoded by the coding sequence ATGTCCACCGGCAGACCCCCTTCCCGACGCGGCGCGCTGACGCCCACCCTGATCGTTGTTGCCCTCGTCGTCGTGGGCTTCATCTTCTTCGCCAACGTCTGGACCGACGTCCTTTGGTACCGGCAGCTGGGGTTCATGGAAGTCTTCATCACTGAGAACCTTGCGAAGATCGCCATCTTCGCTGCCGGGTTCGCCTTGATGTTCGCCGGCGTGTTCTTCGCCATCCGCATTGCCTACCGCTCCCGGCCGGTCTACGCGCCTGATTCCGATATCCGGGACAACCTCAACCGCTACCAGGCACAGCTGGAACCTGTACGGCGGGTGGTCATGATTGGCCTGCCCATCCTCTTCGGCCTCTTCGCCGGAAGCGCGGCCGCGAGCCAGTGGCAGAAGGTATTGCTCTTCTTCAACCAGGTGGGCTTCAACAAGCAGGACCCCCAGTTCAACATGGACATCAGCTTCTATGTGATGGTCCTGCCCTTCCTGGGATTCGTCACAGGCTTCCTGATCAGCGTGGTTGTCATTGCCGGCATCGCCGGCATCCTGACGCACTACCTCTACGGCAGCATCCGGCTCATGGAGCGCGGCGTCTACACCGCCCGTGCCGCCCAGATCCACATTGCCGTCACCGGTGCCGCGTTCCTGATCCTGCTGGGCATCAACTTCTGGCTTGACCGGTATTCCTCGGTCCAGAGCAATGGCGGCCGCTGGGCCGGTGCCCTCTACACGGACGTCAACGCCGTCATCCCCACGAAGGCCATCCTCGCCGTCGCTGCCGTGCTGGTAGCCGCGCTGTTCATCGTGGCAGCCATCATCGGCCGCTGGCGCCTGCCGGTCATCGGAACGGCGATGCTGATCATCACGTCCATCCTGGCCGGTGGAGTGTACCCCTGGGTGATCCAGCAGTTCCAGGTCCGTCCCTCGGAAGAAACGCTGGAGAAGGACTACATCCAGCGGAACATCGACAACACCCGCAGCGCTTACGGGCTCGATGGAATCCAGGAGACCCGCTACGACGCCACCAACACCGCAACATCAGGTGCCCTGGCCCCGGACGCGCAGACCACCGCAAACATCCGGCTCCTGGACCCCAACCTGATCTCTGACGCCTTCGCACAGCTGGAACAGTACCGCCCGTACTACCAGTTCCCCGAGGCCCTCAACGTTGACCGGTACGAGGTGGACGGCAAGATCCAGGACACCGTGATCGCTGTCCGGGAACTGAACCCCACCAACGTGGCAGCCAACCAGCAGGGCTGGTTGAACCAGCACGTCGTGTACACGCACGGCTACGGCGTGGTAGCGGCCAAGGGCAACAAGTTCACCGTGGACGGCAAGCCTGAATTCCTGCAGTCGGGCATCCCCTCCAATGGCGTCCTGGGCAACGACTCCTCCTACCAGCCCCGCATCTACTTCGGTGAATCCTCACCCGAGTACTCGATCGTTGGCGCCCCGGAAGGCACCGCTCCGCGTGAGCAGGACCGTCCGTCCGGCCGCGAAGGCGAAGGCGAAACCCAGTACACGTTTACCGGCAACGGCGGCCCGAACGTGGGCTCGTTCTTCAACAAGGTCCTGTACGCCATCAAGTTCCAGTCCTCGGACCTGCTGCTCTCGGACGGCGTGAACTCCGATTCGCAGGTCCTGTACGACCGCAACCCCCGGGAACGCATCCAGAAGGTTGCGCCGTACCTCACCGTTGACGGCAACGCCTACCCGGCGGTTGTTGATGGCCGCGTGAAGTGGATCGTGGACGGCTACACCACCAGCCAGTACTACCCTTACTCGCAGCAAAAACAGCTGTCTGAGGCCACTGCTGACACGCAGACCACCTCCGGCCGCGCCGTGGCCCTGCCGAACAGCACCGTGAACTACATCCGGAACTCCGTCAAGGCAACCGTGGACGCCTACGACGGCTCCGTCACCCTGTACGCCTGGGATGACCAGGACCCTGTCCTCAAGGCCTGGAACAAAGTGTTTCCCACGTCCCTGAAGCCCTATTCTGAGATGTCCGGCGCGGTGATGAGCCACGTCCGTTACCCGGAGGACCTGTTCAAGGTCCAGCGTGAACTGCTGGGCCAGTACCACGTGACGGACCCCCGCAGCTTCTACAAGAACAACGACGCCTGGAGCGTTCCGGCCGATCCCACAGTGGACACGGACGTCAAGCAGCCGCCGTTCTACATGTCGCTGCAGATGCCTGACCAGGACAAGCCGGCGTTCCAGCTCACGTCATCCTTCATTCCGCAGATCGTGAACAACAACGCCCGCAACGTCCTCTATGGCTTCCTGGCAGCGGATTCCGACGCCGGTAACCAGGCAGGGGTCAAGGGTGAGGGCTACGGCAAGCTGCGCCTGCTCAATATCCCGCCGGAAACCCAGGTCCCCGGCCCGGGCCAGGCGCAGAACAAGTTCAACTCCGATCCCACGGTGTCCCAGGCCCTGAACCTGTTGCGCCAGGGTGCCTCGGACGTGCTGAACGGCAACCTGCTGACCCTGCCCGTGGGCGGCGGCATCCTGTATGTGCAGCCGGTCTACCTGAAGTCGACCGGTGAGACCTCCTATCCCACCCTGCAGCGCGTGCTGGTGGCGTTCGGTGACAAGGTGGGCTTCGCGCCCACCCTGGACGAAGCACTCAAGCAGCTGTTCGGCGGTAATTCCGGCGCAGCGGCGGGCGACTCGGACAACAACGGGCAGACGCCAGCCGCGCCGGCTAATCCATCGGAGCCGGGAGCGGACGCCAAGGCTGAGCTCAAGGCGGCGCTGGACGAAGCAAATGCCGCCATCCAGGCCGGCCAGTCGGCTCTCTCAACCGGTGACTTCGCCGCTTATGGTGAGGCGCAGAAGCGGATCACAGCGGCACTGAAGAAGGCCGTGGACGCCGAGGCCAAGATTCCCGGCACCGCCCCGGAAGCCAGCCCGGCACCAACGGCAACGCCGACACCGTCGCCCAGCAACTAG
- a CDS encoding YlbL family protein, whose translation MTTTRGGYPSEDHASELLSQPRQGDHDGGAAGGNDADGGAPTGPAPRRSPRVSAMMLAGMTALGLGIAVGVIPVPYVIESPGPTYNTLGQGQGTPVIKVTGHESYPAAGNLDLTTVYVDGGPNSPVSILTAFSAWLDRSKSVYPVELIYPTGTTKEEAAQQSSVAMTTSQENAVASALNELDIPFGQQLEAAGLSNGSAAEGKIQTGDVLKTINGKDITSLAVIQDELAAGKGAPAAVVLERDGQPVTETITPKDNGEGRFILGVMLKYLFTFPFDVHISLDKVGGPSAGLMFSLGIIDTITPGDLTGGKHIAGTGTISPDGTVGAIGGIVQKMQGARAGGATLFLAPAENCGEVVGHIPDGLQVVKVDKLAEARSAVERAGSGQDTTGLPTCGNN comes from the coding sequence GTGACTACAACCCGTGGCGGGTACCCCTCCGAGGACCACGCTTCAGAGCTTCTTTCCCAGCCCCGGCAAGGGGATCACGACGGCGGAGCGGCCGGCGGCAATGACGCGGACGGCGGCGCGCCAACTGGGCCTGCGCCCCGCCGAAGCCCCAGGGTTTCAGCCATGATGCTTGCCGGTATGACGGCGCTGGGCCTGGGCATCGCCGTCGGGGTCATCCCCGTGCCGTACGTCATCGAATCCCCGGGACCCACGTATAACACCCTGGGACAGGGGCAGGGGACTCCCGTCATCAAGGTCACCGGGCATGAGTCCTACCCGGCGGCAGGCAACTTGGACCTCACCACGGTGTACGTCGACGGCGGCCCCAACAGCCCGGTCAGCATCCTCACCGCTTTCTCCGCCTGGCTTGACCGGTCCAAGTCCGTCTATCCGGTGGAGCTGATCTATCCCACGGGGACCACCAAGGAAGAAGCCGCCCAGCAGAGTTCCGTCGCCATGACCACTTCCCAGGAAAACGCCGTCGCCTCGGCCCTGAACGAACTGGACATCCCGTTCGGCCAGCAGCTAGAGGCCGCGGGACTGTCAAACGGGTCGGCTGCGGAAGGCAAGATCCAAACCGGGGACGTCCTCAAGACCATCAATGGCAAGGACATCACGTCACTGGCCGTCATCCAGGACGAGCTCGCGGCAGGCAAGGGCGCCCCCGCAGCCGTGGTGCTGGAGCGGGACGGTCAGCCGGTGACTGAGACCATCACCCCCAAGGACAACGGCGAAGGCCGGTTCATCCTCGGGGTGATGCTCAAGTACCTGTTTACGTTCCCCTTCGATGTGCATATTTCGCTGGACAAAGTGGGCGGCCCGTCGGCCGGGCTGATGTTCTCCCTGGGCATCATCGACACCATCACCCCCGGCGACCTGACCGGCGGCAAGCACATCGCCGGCACAGGCACCATTTCGCCTGACGGCACTGTTGGGGCCATTGGCGGCATCGTGCAGAAAATGCAGGGCGCCCGCGCCGGGGGAGCCACCCTGTTCCTGGCACCCGCGGAAAACTGCGGGGAAGTGGTGGGGCACATCCCGGACGGGCTCCAGGTGGTCAAGGTGGACAAGCTCGCGGAGGCAAGGTCCGCCGTCGAACGTGCCGGCAGCGGCCAGGACACAACGGGCCTGCCCACCTGCGGAAACAACTAG
- a CDS encoding zinc-dependent metalloprotease, which produces MTSNPHNSSNGDDTPKDPLAEMLQNLMGGKGMENFDPAELAKAAGLPNDPNLLAQMFSQVQAMMSAPSEGPVNWTLAHDNARRVAASSSDPSVTSQQSREVDEALRLAELWLDPVTDLPSTGLIGRAWSRAEWVEATLGTWKRLTEPVANSIANALSSAMTEQMPEEMKSMMGGASSMLQNMGGAIFGMQLGQAIGALSADVVSSTDIGVPLADLEMALLPANVAAFGDGLSLPENDIRLFLAVREAAHARLFVQVPWLRGHLLGAIEAYARGIHIDTSRIEELARDLDPSNPEGIQEALSQGVFMPKRTPAQEQALEKLETALALVEGWVDELTAAATENVLPSAAALRETVRRRRATGGPAEHAFASLVGLELRPRRLRDAATLWAALKDERGVEGRDAIWHHPDLLPTAEDLDDPKGFSARRKLAEASDSEVDDALQKLLSGGFDAPATDDANETSAGAAENGDGAAGSGSAGSGGDSTDNDGTDNDTTDDGGEGTQPKA; this is translated from the coding sequence ATGACCTCCAACCCACACAATTCTTCGAACGGCGACGATACCCCCAAGGATCCGTTGGCCGAGATGCTGCAGAACCTGATGGGCGGCAAGGGCATGGAAAACTTCGATCCGGCCGAGCTCGCAAAGGCTGCCGGCCTGCCGAACGATCCCAACCTGCTGGCCCAGATGTTCTCCCAGGTCCAGGCCATGATGAGTGCCCCGTCCGAGGGGCCCGTCAACTGGACGCTGGCACACGACAATGCACGGCGAGTGGCCGCGAGCAGCTCCGATCCGTCGGTTACCTCCCAGCAGTCCCGGGAGGTGGATGAGGCCCTTCGCCTGGCGGAGCTGTGGCTTGACCCGGTCACGGACCTGCCGTCCACCGGACTGATCGGGCGGGCCTGGTCGCGTGCGGAGTGGGTCGAGGCAACACTGGGAACCTGGAAGCGGCTGACGGAGCCCGTGGCGAACAGCATTGCCAATGCCCTCTCCTCCGCCATGACGGAGCAGATGCCCGAGGAAATGAAGTCCATGATGGGCGGCGCCTCCTCGATGCTGCAGAACATGGGCGGCGCCATCTTCGGGATGCAACTGGGCCAGGCCATCGGCGCACTCTCGGCAGACGTTGTCAGCTCCACTGATATCGGCGTGCCGCTTGCGGATCTGGAAATGGCCCTGTTGCCGGCCAACGTTGCCGCTTTCGGGGATGGCCTGTCCCTGCCGGAAAACGACATCCGGCTGTTCCTGGCAGTGCGTGAGGCCGCCCACGCCCGGCTGTTCGTGCAGGTCCCCTGGCTGCGGGGGCACCTCCTCGGAGCCATTGAGGCATATGCCCGCGGCATCCACATCGACACCTCGCGCATCGAAGAGCTGGCCCGGGACCTGGATCCGAGCAACCCCGAGGGAATCCAGGAAGCCCTCTCCCAGGGTGTCTTCATGCCCAAGCGCACCCCTGCGCAGGAGCAGGCCCTGGAAAAGCTCGAAACGGCGCTGGCCCTCGTGGAAGGCTGGGTGGACGAACTGACGGCCGCGGCCACCGAGAATGTGCTCCCCTCCGCTGCCGCGCTGCGTGAAACCGTCCGGCGGCGCCGCGCAACCGGCGGCCCGGCAGAACATGCCTTCGCCTCCCTGGTGGGGCTGGAGCTGCGGCCGCGCCGCCTCCGGGACGCGGCCACGCTGTGGGCCGCCCTCAAGGACGAGCGCGGCGTCGAAGGCCGGGACGCCATCTGGCACCACCCGGACCTGCTGCCCACCGCCGAGGACCTGGACGATCCCAAGGGTTTCAGCGCCCGCCGCAAGCTGGCAGAGGCCAGCGACAGCGAAGTGGACGATGCCCTGCAGAAGCTGCTCAGTGGTGGTTTTGATGCCCCAGCCACCGACGACGCCAACGAAACGTCGGCTGGCGCCGCGGAGAACGGCGACGGAGCCGCGGGTTCCGGCTCAGCCGGCTCCGGCGGCGACAGCACCGATAACGACGGCACAGATAACGACACTACCGACGACGGCGGCGAAGGTACCCAGCCGAAGGCCTGA